The Priestia aryabhattai genome includes a window with the following:
- a CDS encoding NETI motif-containing protein has protein sequence MGKKSKKVLYELQENETIASCLDRMKKDGYMPVRRMEKPIFEEKEINGKKEYVPVRQQIVFEGKSL, from the coding sequence TTGGGTAAGAAATCAAAAAAAGTACTATATGAATTACAAGAAAATGAAACGATCGCAAGTTGTTTAGATCGGATGAAAAAAGATGGGTATATGCCCGTTCGACGAATGGAAAAGCCTATCTTTGAAGAAAAAGAAATAAATGGTAAAAAAGAGTATGTTCCAGTAAGACAACAGATTGTTTTTGAGGGTAAAAGCCTCTAA
- the purE gene encoding 5-(carboxyamino)imidazole ribonucleotide mutase, whose protein sequence is MNVKVAVVMGSQSDWSTMKYACDILDELNIEYEKKVVSAHRTPDYMFEYAETAKERGIKVIIAGAGGAAHLPGMIAAKTILPVIGVPVKSSNLNGLDSLLSIVQMPGGVPVATVAIGKAGSTNAGLLAAQILATQDPTLSDQLENRRESIKSSVLESSDQLV, encoded by the coding sequence ATGAATGTAAAAGTTGCTGTTGTAATGGGCAGTCAGTCAGACTGGAGCACTATGAAATATGCGTGTGACATTTTAGATGAATTAAATATTGAATATGAAAAGAAAGTTGTATCAGCACATCGAACGCCGGATTATATGTTTGAGTACGCTGAAACTGCTAAAGAACGAGGTATTAAAGTTATTATTGCTGGCGCTGGTGGCGCTGCTCACTTACCTGGTATGATTGCTGCAAAAACAATTTTACCTGTAATAGGTGTACCGGTTAAATCAAGTAACTTAAACGGTTTAGATTCACTTTTATCGATTGTTCAAATGCCAGGCGGCGTACCGGTAGCTACAGTAGCTATTGGAAAAGCTGGTTCTACGAACGCTGGCCTGCTAGCAGCACAAATCTTAGCAACACAGGATCCAACGTTAAGTGATCAACTTGAAAATCGTAGAGAGTCTATTAAATCATCTGTGTTAGAAAGTAGTGATCAACTTGTCTAA